CTGGCAGTCCCTCCAAGGAAGGTAAGAAATCATTCTTGTGCCATGGGCCAGAATGGGCAACAACATTTCAAGAGAGCAGATCGAACTCGTGGGCAATGGGTCTGTTtcattaaaacataaaatgtCACCTCCCAAAGTAACAGCTTAGGTTTGTCCGCATAGCCCTGCCTACCTATAATTATCCTTTtgagtcttttttatttattacactgtTATCCCTGTTTCCTCTATGGAGCTCactgtcattcattcattacaaGACCTTCATGACCCCTCTCCTTATGTCCGGATGGGCCTTGTCAAGCCAACTGCACGGGTAGTGCCGCTCATCCTGAAGGTCACATCCTGTGTGCAAATGATGgattaggaaaaagaaaaaaattatacttGGTAACACCGAAGAAAGCAAAAGGTAGACAAAGAATAAGCTGGATGGAAAGAATTAAAGAGATAAATGGAGTGACCTCACAAAGACTTAAAGTAATGACTGCGGAGTTGGATAGTGGCCACTGAAAgaacctcaaagcggctttcgagcaccttcccttcctctcctcacaaccgacaccctgtgaggtagctgaagctgagagagacaGAACAACACTAACTggagtgtaactggcccaaggtcacccaactggctgcatgtggaggaggagcaggaaatcaacactggctcaccagattagaagttggcgctctaaaccactacaccaagctgggaagaAGCACCTATTCTCCCTTCCAAGTTCTTAGAAGGTAGAATGTCAAGAACACACAAAACTGCACAGCAACACTGCCTCCATCCCATGGCTCAgcttgccatcttgtggttaagacttgttcctgcagtgtttttaaaaCCAGACGAAGGGCTTTTTCCTGAATGCAATCTAAGCAAGAGTTCTAACCTTTCAAGACCACtggagtcaatgggtttagaagggtgcatGTCTGCTTATGATTGCATGTAAAACAGGGACTGAGGGAAACAACAGAAGCAGAGGCGGTTTATGGGGTATTTTTGCTGATTTTAAAGGAACTAAAAAAGAACCTGGATCAGGGACCTCCGTTACTCCGcacattaaagaaagcagcttttgtATGTACAGCTGTTTTCTAGCTCATGCTCCCCAGAAACAATTTCCACATGAATTCAGCTGCCATGGATCCCTTCAGCAGATACTGCATATGATTTTGGACAGATTCAAGGATGAACACATCATGCAGGAATAACAAAAGTATGTTTGGGTTATGGTTGAATTACCTAACACTTTTGCTTATACTGATGCTGACAGACAACATGTCCTTGCAGAATTAACACTTTTTAATTTGCCTTTAAATGTCATGAATGCCCACTGGAGTAGTTAGGAAGTCACCTATTTTGTTGAGGGAGCATGAGGTTTTTAAAACCAAGTGGCTAGCTATTCTTAATAAGTGGTCTAATGACCTCTTGCTGCTTATAATAGAGAAATCTCTTAAGTGAATGTGTGTCGGATGACAGCATGGAATGATGTTTGGCTAATTTTAAACAGGATTGGTACACTGAAGACTCTAAACTAAAAATTTTAGAGCAAAAATTTTAATCCTTGACTCAGATTAACGAAAATAAGCAAAAGAAGTTTAATAGAGATCAAAGAGATCAAATGTCTACTTTTGGTTGTCTGACCTtggctctgaaaaaaaaaataacttggtATCAACAATGCAGTGTTTCTGATTTAGATTCTACAGAAGGATCCTCCTCTGGTGAGGAAGATACTTTTAGAAGACCTCTTACTAGactatttatgcagcaaaatAGAAATACGTTGCAGGTTTTTTCAGAGATCCACAAAAAATGTAGTAATTCACCTCTTCTAAACATTCCAGTGATGATTCATTGCAAACTTTGGACGGTAGCTTTCCTTGTTCCCACCAAGTTGTGATCCTTTTTGTACTAGAGTAGAACTGTTTTGTTTGATAAAGTTAGAAGCTCATTTTAGGGACTGTTATGTCCCACAAGTCAACTTTTCACGCTCATTCCACCTGGAGTGTCCCCAATATtgtttttcaaatacttgaagaataCTTGAATTAGCAGAATGTCATCTCTCCAAGGTGCATCGGATTAGTATCCCTGTTAGAAAATTGATTCAATCCTTTGGTGATGATGATATACGTAAATTGTGAAGCCAGCTGATAAAGGGGAGCAATCATACTTAACAGAGAAGATTACAGGGCAGAGGTGCTGCAGCAACTTGGCAACATTCGGGCTTTCGTTCTGATTCTACCTCTAAGGTCAGCAATATAATTAAGACTGTTGTGAATGAGGCTCAGGCACTATATTTCAGAACCAGTAGCTTAATTTTTACTGTTAAATTTCCAAGAACTTCAGTTTTTTACATTCTTCCTTGATTCATAAAGtgattcttcctcctccattaTAAGTTCATTGTACAATGGGATTCTTCTTCCCGTAGGTTCCTCCTACATATTTTCATATGGACCTTCTTGATATTATCTTTGATTATTTTTACCGTCACATGTTCTTAAGTAAtgttttggaatgttttattggtattttaatgggattttatcaaCTTTTATCTGCCATGAGCTGGTTTACTGAGAGTGGCAGGGTAAAAAAAactaataataaacaataaaacaaaaccatcaGCCATTAAACTCTGTTTAATAGACAATGTACAAGAAAAAGGTCAAGCAGTTATGTAGTCAACTATACAGAAGTTTGGAATCTACAATATATGAAAAAACCTGAAGCTTACCATTTACTAGCAGCAAGTGAAAACTTGAATTTCAGCATCACCTGAAAAGTCAGACTGCCTACACACAAGAAAATGTTTCTTTAATGTAGACGCAAACTTTCATCTCTGATCTGAAAGATTCACATTGCAAACTCATGGAGTTCTGGAAGGAGGTGCAGACTGGAGAGGTGGCCAACACAGAAGTGTCAGGTTCAGAATGCCTTCAAAAGAACAAGGAATCAAACACCTATGTATTATGGACAGCTCCTTCAAGCAGAGCCCAAAGGCACTTTGGATATGCTGCTTTTAAGCAGGGTACAGTGAAAAGCTCAGGATTTTAAGGTGTACCCATGACATTTAAGTACCCGATTCAGACAGGCAACCACTGCACACATTTTAATTACTTAGGATAAAGCACTAGTCGTTATTAGTGAGAATATTTTAAAGAGGGTTTTAAAAGCCTCTTACTAAATGGATTCACTAAAACTGTTCAAAGATAGTTTACGGAGACAGATTAATTAAGGCCACGCTATGATGAGGACACCAGTCAGTTTTCACAAGCTTATTGCAAAACCTCCGGTTCTGACGCTCTTGAGTCTGTAATGTGACAGTTCCTTTATCAGATACAATGCAGGACCTCAAGGTAACAGATACCAAGAAAAGAATGCTTGTATCACTTTTTCACTGCAGTCTGAATAGCAGGAAAAATTATCTTGATAAGAAACAAACTCCCATCTCAATTCTTTCTGTTAGATAAGTGGTATCCTTCACAGGAAACTATTTACACAAGAGTATTCATTGCACTGGACTGTACAATTTCCTTCTGTAAAACTGGAGCCTATGAATCCTTTCAACCAAGACGTCTTCTGATGGTTTTCTGATGCAGAAAGGCGTCTTATGATGCAaagattttctccaagggaggaaGACTTAGTAGAAGTCGGTTGTGGGGCACAATCCACTGCTTCTGAACAAGTACGgcctttttttttgcataaatCTTCTTTGTAAAATTATAATACATACATACCAAGCAATTCACTGGTTGCAAAAGTTACTACACTCAGTGTAATTTAAAGAGTAAACACATTCCAACAGGAATCAAATTCTCCTTGTATCTCCACCCACTGCAGCAGCCTTACTTACATGAAAGTTCTGTATTGCTGGAAACGCTCTATATCCAAAATCTGATTATACAATTCACTGACCCTCCGGAATGCCACCATGGTTTCGAGTCTACAAATACATGTCAGATTTCAGCTGCTGAATACAGAAGAGATATCTTTTTATCTGACACCTGGCCACCAGAACGTTCAAGCTGGTACCCCATCTTGCTCCAGCAGAGCCGACAGCTGCAGTGCTAGGTTACCGTCTGAGTAACAGGCAGCTATTCAGTTGACCACAGCTGGGGGACCCTCTGGTAAGAGAGACACAAAGAAAGCCTTGAAGAAGAGCCAAGCTGTGCTCACAAACGAAGGTGCTGCTGGTTCACTCTCTGGTACAGCTTCAGGGCCTTCCACCATTTCATCTTGGCCATCAACATTTTCCTCCTGCTGATATGGAGAGAAAGATTTAGAATAATCCCAAGATGCTTCATATCATCAATTATGACTATTCTCCATAACTGGGCACTTTGAATTGTTACCTTAAGTAAaacatttgcagcattcatcagtGTCCAATGATTTAAATGAATTTGACACATACATTCATGCAAACGGCACAAAATGAAATCCATTTCATACCAAAACCCTTTTAATCAAATGGTCTTGGGCACAAGTTGTAAATCTATAGTGCTACCTAGCCCTTAAAAGTCCAATAAGCAGCACCGCGACAATGGTCAGTTGTGCTGGTTTTTATTAGAGTAGAATAAAGTGCTTTCTTTTAGAAATTCTGAAAAATCTCCTCTTGTGCAACATCAGGAGTATTGGAGCAATCTTTCCCCGTTTCCCAGCCACGACAAGCAGTTGGGAACAGTTGATATAAGCACTATGCCCATATAGCCTGAATTTCTCTGTCACACCAAGCAATTTACATGATCTTAATGCCAAGCACTAGATCATTTAAAAAGCAACCCTACAATTCCTAACCATACTTAAGAAGTTCTGGCAAGCTCTGTGTGACTTAAGTCTAGCTGGAAGCTTTAAAGATCGGTTGCTTTGAGCTTTGAACATTTGACAAAAGGAGCTCTGCAGACGTAATGGCTGAACATATGACAGGTCAGGACCTTACCTGCAAGTTATTGTTTTGGTCTTGGTTAACAGCTGCTTGTGGGGGAACATTGTTCTGAGCTGGCCTCCGCCTAAAAGGGAACCATCCAATCTGATGCCTGAGAAGAACAGGTATTTGCATTTATTGGTCTTATGCTTTAAAACAAATTCTCGTCTACTATGTATTTTCTGAATTATAGAAAGTCAGCCAAGTATTGGATAGAATGCTACAAAAAGCCTCCCTTCCTGCTCCCCAAAAGCAGTATCGCTCACTCAGAATCTCTAGTATGAACATTCATGCAGTCCCATTCATGCAGTTGTCTGGGTACATCATCTCATGCCATGGTTCAGCAGAAGATTGGGCTGCCCTGATGAAGCTCAGGTGTGCTACCttctagaacaagggtagtcaacctgtggttcccagatgcccatggactacaattcccatgagcccctgccagcaaatgctggcaggggctcatgggaattatagtccatagacatctggaggaccacaggttgactatccctgttctagaagACAGACGCTGCAATTTCAACAGCTGTTGCTGGATTTCTATGCAAAGCCCTCTCCCCATCACGGAACTGGATACCCCATTTATCCATTTTATCCaatgttaggtaaaggtaaaggtatcccctgtgcaagcaccgagtcatgtctgacccttggggtgacgccctctagcgttttcatggcagactcaatacggggtggtttgccagtgccttccccagtcattaccgtttaccccccagcaagcaagctgggtactcattttaccgacctcggaaatgTTAGTACCTCATTAACATGCCATTTTATTCTAATTACGGTTAATCCTTTTATGGATCTTGCCATTAATGATTTATTGACTGATTAAAGTTTAGAAGTTGTTGGCATCAATCCACGCTCCTAAGTGCCTGAAACGCGGACAGAATTGCTGTCTATACTTACAGGTACATCAGAAGAGTGCCCACCATCACCATGAGGAGTCTGCTCATGCTGGAGTAGAAGTACACGATGTTGACAAACACATAGAAAAGGGTCGCCGAATACAGCCAGTCCAGCCAATCCCGGTTGCCTTCTTCATCCTCTTCCATCAGAGGACCTCCCTGTGCATTCATTTGTAGATTTTGATTAACTCCAGGGTTCACTGGAGGGGGAGCATTGGGGTTTCCAGGCTGATTTCCAGCAGGAAATGCTCCAGGGAGAGGAGCTGGAGCAGCAACGGGGGCCACTGGGATTTCCTGTGTACTTTGTGTAGGAGGTAATTCATTTGAAGCAGCACTGGCAGCCATACTGGGTAGAAGAAAAAAAGCAATGCACTACTTTGAAAAGCAAACATTTGCTGGATTTCATTTCACATTAAAACTTTACTGCCAGTACACCAGGTGGTGATGAACTCCTTTGAAGCCTGTATCTTTCAACATAAACCATACAATGTCTTAAATTTCAgcatcaatttcgccactccatATTAATCTCTTGAAATTTACAAGGTTACAATCCATTCTCAGCAGAGAATGGGGTAAAGAACCAATCCCTGACTGTGGGAACTATACACATTGTTTCACATGGTTAGCAAGGAGAGGAGAATTGAAATGCATTTCAGTAAACTCTTGATAGTCCTACAGTACACTGTACAATCTTCTAGGACTGAGCTCAGTTTAGCAAATGGCCAAACACTAATGTAACCTTCTTATTAATCTCTACAATGAGTTCCAAGAAATTGGAAAGTAGGGGGAAATGCTTTAGAGCCACATTGTATAAGCAGTTTGTCAAGAAACTTGGAAACACCCAAGTTAATTTCCAATAAGGATAAACCAAGGAAACAAAGACTTACTATTGCATGTAGTACTGCCTTGCATAAAACTGCTGGAACCAAAACTGCAGCATGCGGTACGTGGTATACGAATGATAGCCAGGAGTCACACCTTGAAAGGTATGCTGTGTCACATGAGGCCTTATTTCAGgagaagaaaatatatttaagTACTGCTActccgccaccaccaccccccatccccaaagaGATACAAAGATTTCTGAAAAGCTGTAGCCTGAATAATCTGTtcaacataatatatttctggtaagggcttggaggagcgtgtctcatggcttaagtgccactcagtgtttaacacccactcagggcagttgtcccgcccccgagtacctcctcctccaactggcttgcctgtctgtccatcggccagccaatcgcttgccatctcccacccctggccacctgctcctccttccacttctctctgaggctcagagtctgcaaATCCCTGCTGTATGACAGCTTCCCCGagcagtgagttccctaacagctgcctgcagcctttccaggtcctggggggaggcagaggccataggcagagttcttccaccaccaccacccaaatctagcacccattgtattccggAATGCCCCTAGCCCCTATATACCTTACTGTTAGATCCACTACATTCTATGCTGCAAGAATAGGAATTTAATGGAGCTGCAAGCTAAGGTTCCATTGGGAGGAAACTTCCTGAAGCTAAAATGTGCGTATGGCCAGGTGTAAGAACTGCAGCGCTCTTTCAAGGTTTTCTGTATCTGTACTATACATACCTATTACCAGCTTCCCCTGTTGTAACTGGCTGGTTACTGGAATTCTCCCTTCGACTCCCAGCATGGGTTGCCGGAGGCACAGGAGGATCTTGGTTACATGCTGCTGACTCTTTCTTGTCCTCAGCAACCTAAACACGAAAATACTTTTTAGACTGTGCCTGGCTGCCCATTCTCAAACAag
This region of Paroedura picta isolate Pp20150507F chromosome 14, Ppicta_v3.0, whole genome shotgun sequence genomic DNA includes:
- the HERPUD1 gene encoding homocysteine-responsive endoplasmic reticulum-resident ubiquitin-like domain member 1 protein isoform X1, whose protein sequence is MEAAGREQGDVTLIVKSPAQRHPDLLLPARRSWRVRRLKAELRRLHPDGPPEDSQRLIYSGKLLPDHLCLQEVLAKHEMVHAVHLVCNSKNVPHVQETAGKVAEDKKESAACNQDPPVPPATHAGSRRENSSNQPVTTGEAGNRPHVTQHTFQGVTPGYHSYTTYRMLQFWFQQFYARQYYMQYMAASAASNELPPTQSTQEIPVAPVAAPAPLPGAFPAGNQPGNPNAPPPVNPGVNQNLQMNAQGGPLMEEDEEGNRDWLDWLYSATLFYVFVNIVYFYSSMSRLLMVMVGTLLMYLHQIGWFPFRRRPAQNNVPPQAAVNQDQNNNLQQEENVDGQDEMVEGPEAVPESEPAAPSFVSTAWLFFKAFFVSLLPEGPPAVVN
- the HERPUD1 gene encoding homocysteine-responsive endoplasmic reticulum-resident ubiquitin-like domain member 1 protein isoform X2, giving the protein MEAAGREQGDVTLIVKSPAQRHPDLLLPARRSWRVRRLKAELRRLHPDGPPEDSQRLIYSGKLLPDHLCLQEVLAKHEMVHAVHLVCNSKNVPHVQETAGKVAEDKKESAACNQDPPVPPATHAGSRRENSSNQPVTTGEAGNRPHVTQHTFQGVTPGYHSYTTYRMLQFWFQQFYARQYYMQYMAASAASNELPPTQSTQEIPVAPVAAPAPLPGAFPAGNQPGNPNAPPPVNPGVNQNLQMNAQGGPLMEEDEEGNRDWLDWLYSATLFYVFVNIVYFYSSMSRLLMVMVGTLLMYLHQIGWFPFRRRPAQNNVPPQAAVNQDQNNNLQEENVDGQDEMVEGPEAVPESEPAAPSFVSTAWLFFKAFFVSLLPEGPPAVVN